The following proteins are encoded in a genomic region of Ornithodoros turicata isolate Travis chromosome 6, ASM3712646v1, whole genome shotgun sequence:
- the LOC135397278 gene encoding sodium/potassium/calcium exchanger 4-like, whose translation MAPAGTLPRTARTRALRRALFVSVAFVLCYVISRTTQSLSSEPFRRPVSMTRHLLQSETSADETEAQPTSSTTNTTEPDESDVESPEEPSPTSPPQVTHSKVKAPGKNDTKTTGTTKKPSETKPDESKPKTPEDESKVAERTHAVVHPKVKEVGRKLKEKMLEKQGKASNTTSATTEKNTTGATTAGNTEATTSAKNVTEKADEEYCIPPAYKEFPPDLMSHDTRARGGVWVHILVVLYMFYALAVVCDDYFVASLEECCSRLNLSKDVAGATFMAAGSSAPELFTAILGVLIAKGDVGTGTIVGSAVFNVLFVIGICGIFAGKEVPVTWWPLFRDSIFYAFSVVVLILVIFDSQVTWYESLIMLLLYGLYITLMKYNSAIHRWIATTFHIQENDLQPAMGLTAAGYDSKNYSSYVPFNNEIDDFSRQSSVPARPLDEIIRDLQRRPTLYEAALRMMMTRYFRPRTRFWAAAKRVTHEYKTIRRGPMRQQLPSQTSIDPSDFARYGKSNSVDIALSSDAEWKRLPRLHDGPVSICKWIVQAPLLATLHYSVPDCRTAAGKKLFIVSFLMSIFWTAAFSYVMVWMVTLIGYTMGIPDSIMGITFLAAGTSIPDAFASLLVAKQGQGDMAIANSIGSNVFDILIGLALPWLIQTGMVEPGSIAYINSGGLVWSVVLLFLTIVITIYAIHRSLWLLTPRLGVFLLVVYVIFLVFCSAVEFNLLGYVNPPMCDE comes from the exons ATGGCGCCAGCCGGGACCCTACCGAGGACTGCTCGGACTCGCGCCCTCCGGAGAGCCCTCTTCGTGTCCGTGGCCTTTGTTCTCTGCTACGTTATTTCAAGGACCACGCAAT CTTTATCTTCGGAGCCCTTCAGAAGGCCCGTGTCCATGACGCGGCATCTTCTGCAATCCGAAACATCTGCCGATGAAACAGAAGCCCAGCCGACATCTTCCACAACCAACACCACGGAACCTGACGAAAGTGACGTCGAAAGTCCCGAAGAACCTTCGCCAACTTCTCCACCTCAGGTTACCCACTCGAAAGTAAAAGCACCAGGCAAAAATGACACGAAAACCACAGGGACGACGAAGAAGCCTAGCGAAACGAAGCCAGACGAATCAAAACCGAAGACACCCGAAGACGAGTCGAAGGTTGCCGAACGGACCCATGCGGTAGTACACCCTAAAGTTAAAGAAGTAGGGCGAAAACTCAAGGAAAAGATGCTGGAAAAACAAGGAAAGGCGTCGAATACGACGTCCGCAACGACGGAAAAGAACACCACTGGAGCGACGACGGCTGGCAACACTGAGGCCACAACTTCTGCTAAAAATGTGACTGAGAAAGCGGACGAAGAATACTGCATTCCACCAG CGTACAAGGAATTTCCTCCGGACCTGATGTCCCACGACACTCGCGCTCGTGGCGGCGTTTGGGTGCACATTCTGGTCGTGCTGTACATGTTCTACGCACTGGCTGTCGTCTGCGACGACTACTTCGTCGCTTCCTTAGAAGAGTGCTGCTCC CGCCTGAACCTGTCAAAAGATGTTGCTGGTGCCACATTTATGGCGGCCGGAAGTTCAGCACCGGAACTCTTCACTGCCATATTAG GAGTATTGATTGCTAAGGGTGACGTGggcacaggaaccattgtggGCTCGGCCGTGTTCAATGTGCTCTTTGTCATCGGCATCTGCGGTATTTTTGCAGGAAAG GAAGTTCCAGTCACGTGGTGGCCTTTATTCCGCGACTCCATCTTCTATGCCTTCAGCGTCGTCGTGCTCATACTG GTGATCTTCGACAGCCAGGTCACCTGGTACGAGTCGCTCATCATGCTTCTATTATACGGTCTCTACATCACTCTCATGAA ATACAACAGCGCCATCCATCGGTGGATAGCGACGACATTTCACATCCAAGAGAACGATCTTCAACCAGCAATGGGCCTCACAGCCGCGGGATACGACAGCAAGAATTACAGTTCCTACG TTCCGTTCAACAATGAAATCGACGACTTTTCGCGACAGTCTTCAGTTCCGGCGCGACCCCTGGATGAAATCATACGCGACCTCCAACGACG ACCGACTCTGTACGAAGCCGCCCTTCGGATGATGATGACCCGTTACTTCCGGCCACGAACGCGCTTCTGGGCCGCAGCCAAACGGGTGACCCACGAG TACAAGACAATACGACGTGGTCCGATGCGTCAGCAGCTGCCATCCCAGACCTCCATAGATCCGTCCGATTTCGCCCGATATGGAAAAAGTAACAG CGTTGACATCGCCTTATCTTCAGATGCCGAGTGGAAGAGGCTCCCTAGACTAC ACGACGGTCCGGTGTCCATCTGCAAGTGGATCGTACAAGCTCCGTTGCTGGCAACGCTTCACTACAGCGTACCCGACTGCCGCACGGCGGCGGGCAAGAAGCTGTTCATCGTCAGTTTCCTCATGTCCATCTTCTGGACGGCAGCCTTCTCTTACGTCATGGTGTGGATGGTCACCCTGATTGGGTACACCATGGGTATTCCTGACAGCATTATGGGAATCACCTTCCTCGCTGCCGGCACCAGTATTCCAGACGCATTTGCCAGTCTCCTCGTCGCCAAGCAAG GTCAAGGCGATATGGCGATAGCCAACAGCATCGGTAGCAACGTCTTTGACATTTTAATAGGACTGGCGCTCCCATGGCTCATACAGACTGGAATGGTAGAGCCTGGTTCAATT GCATATATTAACAGCGGCGGGTTAGTCTGGTCGGTTGTGCTGTTGTTCCTCACCATCGTTATTACA
- the LOC135398719 gene encoding proteasome assembly chaperone 4-like has protein sequence METLRPAEPNFSMHQFSRRFGDIVIHFAILKMKDNFFLWIGTGRATIGNLSVAMATGFGKTSTSTSLLGDPTDLTSSSLASKLSQKTGCQVFVSYNVSSVDSAVVNFVHETVVEEFAVHPEKFK, from the coding sequence ATGGAAACACTCAGACCAGCGGAACCAAACTTCTCAATGCACCAGTTCTCGAGGAGGTTTGGAGACATTGTGATTCATTTTGCCATCCTAAAGATGAAAGATAACTTCTTCCTGTGGATCGGCACGGGAAGGGCCACTATAGGAAACCTCTCAGTTGCCATGGCAACTGGCTTTGGCAAGACCTCTACAAGCACCTCACTTCTGGGCGATCCGACGGACCTCACCTCGAGCTCCTTGGCTTCCAAGCTATCGCAGAAGACTGGATGTCAGGTGTTTGTTAGCTACAACGTCAGCAGTGTTGATTCGGCGGTTGTAAACTTTGTGCACGAGACTGTCGTCGAGGAATTCGCAGTTCACCCAGAGAAGTTCAAATGA